A portion of the Aphelocoma coerulescens isolate FSJ_1873_10779 chromosome 11, UR_Acoe_1.0, whole genome shotgun sequence genome contains these proteins:
- the CEBPG gene encoding CCAAT/enhancer-binding protein gamma → MSKTSQQNTTTDTSGVSVIHTQAHSSGLQQVPQLVPVSPGGGGKAVPPSKQGKKNSFVDRNSDEYRQRRERNNMAVKKSRLKSKQKAQDTLQRVNQLKEENERLEAKIKLLTKELSVLKDLFLEHAHNFADNVQPVGTETTTTNPENSGQ, encoded by the coding sequence ATGAGCAAGACATCCCAACAGAACACCACTACAGACACGAGTGGAGTAAGTGTGATTCACACCCAAGCACACTCCAGTGGTTTGCAGCAGGTTCCCCAGCTGGTGCCAGTTAGTCCTGGTGGTGGAGGCAAAGCTGTGCCTCCCagcaaacagggaaagaaaaattcctTTGTGGATAGAAACAGTGATGAGTATCGTCAGCGCAGAGAGCGAAACAACATGGCAGTGAAAAAGAGCCGGTTAAAAAGCAAGCAGAAAGCACAAGACACACTGCAAAGGGTCAACCAgcttaaagaagaaaatgaacgTTTAGAGGCAAAAATTAAACTCCTGACCAAGGAGCTGAGCGTACTCAAAGACTTGTTCCTTGAGCATGCCCACAATTTTGCAGACAATGTGCAACCTGTTGGCACTGAGACCACCACAACAAATCCAGAAAACAGTGGACAGTAA
- the CEBPA gene encoding CCAAT/enhancer-binding protein alpha, with protein MEQANFYEVDSRPPMSSGQHHQLQTPLPGSTYSYREAPSAAAPAAGGAELGDICENENSIDISAYIDPAAFNDEFLADLFQHSKQQEKAKAILAGDFDFHTMHGAGAAASAPGHQPQHHQQPLFGCVAGYMDGKLDPLYERIAAPGLRPLVIKQEPREEEEVKSAALSALYPHHAPQQHPSHLQYQIAHCAQTTMHLQPGHPTPPPTPVPSPHHPHHPHPPGGLPAAGTLKMMPSDHRSKSKKTVDKNSNEYRVRRERNNIAVRKSRDKAKQRNVETQQKVLELTTDNERLRKRVEQLTRELETLRGIFRQLPESSLVKAMGSCA; from the coding sequence ATGGAGCAAGCCAATTTCTACGAGGTCGATTCCCGGCCCCCGATGAGCAGCGGCCAGCACCACCAGCTCCAGACTCCCCTGCCCGGCAGCACCTACAGCTACAGAGAGGCTCCCTCGGCGGCGGCACCTGCTGCGGGAGGCGCGGAGCTCGGCGACATCTGCGAGAACGAGAACTCCATCGACATCAGCGCTTACATCGACCCCGCCGCCTTCAACGACGAGTTCCTGGCCGACCTCTTCCAGCACAgcaagcagcaggagaaagcCAAGGCCATCCTGGCCGGGGATTTCGACTTTCACACCATGCATGGagccggcgccgccgcctcggcgcCGGGGCACCAGCCgcagcaccaccagcagccGCTCTTCGGCTGCGTGGCCGGCTACATGGACGGCAAGCTCGACCCCCTCTACGAGCGCATCGCCGCGCCGGGTTTGCGGCCGCTGGTGATCAAGCAGGAGCCccgcgaggaggaggaggtgaagtCGGCGGCCCTGTCGGCCCTGTACCCTCATCACGCCCCGCAGCAGCACCCGTCACACCTCCAGTACCAGATCGCCCACTGCGCCCAGACCACCATGCACCTCCAGCCCGGGCACCCCACGCCGCCCCCCACGCCCGTGCCCAGCCCGCACCATCCGCACCATCCGCACCCTCCCGGCGGCCTGCCCGCCGCGGGCACACTCAAGATGATGCCCTCGGACCACCGGAGCAAATCGAAAAAGACAGTGGACAAGAACAGCAACGAGTACCGGGTGCGCCGGGAGCGCAATAACATCGCGGTGCGCAAGAGCCGGGACAAGGCCAAGCAGCGCAACGTGGAGACGCAGCAGAAGGTGCTGGAGCTCACCACCGACAACGAGCGGCTGCGCAAGCGAGTGGAGCAGCTCACCCGGGAGCTGGAGACTCTGCGGGGCATCTTCAGGCAGCTGCCCGAGAGCTCGCTGGTGAAGGCCATGGGCAGCTGCGCCTAG